The proteins below are encoded in one region of Streptomyces sp. NBC_00490:
- a CDS encoding L-threonylcarbamoyladenylate synthase — MARRYDTNDATDRSTGLREAASAVRRGELVVLPTDTVYGIGADAFSSEAVHDLLEAKGRGRNMPTPVLIGSPNTLHGLVTDFSELAWELVDAFWPGALTLVAKHQPSLQWDLGDTRGTVAVRMPLHPVAIELLTEVGPMAVSSANLTGHPAPEDCDAAQEMLGDSVSVYLDGGPTPGIVPSSIVDVTREVPLLLRAGAISAEELRKVVPDLEVAN, encoded by the coding sequence ATGGCACGGCGATACGACACCAACGACGCGACCGACCGCTCGACCGGTCTGCGCGAAGCCGCGTCCGCCGTCCGCCGTGGCGAGCTCGTGGTCCTCCCGACCGACACGGTGTACGGCATCGGCGCCGACGCGTTCTCCTCGGAAGCGGTGCACGACCTGCTGGAGGCCAAGGGCCGGGGCCGCAACATGCCCACGCCCGTCCTCATCGGCTCCCCGAACACCCTGCACGGCCTCGTCACGGACTTCTCCGAGCTGGCCTGGGAACTCGTCGACGCGTTCTGGCCGGGCGCGCTGACGCTGGTCGCCAAGCACCAGCCGTCGCTCCAGTGGGACCTGGGGGACACGAGGGGCACGGTCGCCGTCCGTATGCCCCTGCACCCCGTCGCCATCGAGCTGCTGACCGAGGTCGGTCCGATGGCGGTGTCCTCGGCGAACCTGACGGGCCACCCGGCGCCGGAGGACTGCGACGCGGCCCAGGAGATGCTCGGCGACTCGGTCTCCGTGTACCTCGACGGCGGTCCGACCCCGGGCATCGTCCCCTCCTCGATCGTCGACGTCACCCGCGAGGTGCCGCTGCTGCTGCGCGCGGGCGCGATCTCCGCGGAGGAGCTCAGGAAGGTCGTACCCGACCTCGAGGTGGCGAATTGA